The Garra rufa chromosome 20, GarRuf1.0, whole genome shotgun sequence genome contains the following window.
AACTAGTAGACAATGCTCTTACTGTAAACACTTTAAcctctttaatttattttttgtaacatgtaaaaagtgcaatacaatcaactacaaataaaataaataatataataaataataaaatataaagctaAATATCAAAGAACTACAAATTAGTCAAATACAAACAgggtatttttatatgaaaagaCAAACTAACTCAACTTTACATTCCACCTCAATATTCCACTTTCCTTAGAATTTGTGTTTCCTTGCTTTTCAGGAGGCAAAGTCGTTTATATCATGATATCATTATGATAGCTTACTTTTATTACAAGAATATAATCTAggaagttatttttacacagaatgCAAAAACTTGAATCTTAATCCAActaatataatgtattatactATATTAATATTGCAAAGATTAAATTTGCagatgttaaataaaacattaactttCTTGTTTGCTTAATTAACTAGCCAGCTAACGTTAGCTTGCAATTTAGCCTCGTTTAGtttatactctttttttttttttacttacatttATCTTGCACCAGAAAATATGTCCTTTTTGTGACATTATTAGTTGTTTTGCTGCAGTGACGCTGCTTCTTCAATGAATTTAAGTTACCTCAGTCAGGCATCATATGGCTGTCATACTCCAACTGTGCATGCATCCTGCAGCAGCCAGTTAAAATAATATTGCgttgtttttttaattgaataatggATTTCATCACCAATATGATACCCACTGAAATATTATacatgtgtgtgcatatatatatatatatatatatatatatatatatatatatatatatatatatataaacgatGTAATTTCATGTACTCTTGGGGGCTTAGTTCGCTTATGCCTTGGGCCGgctctgtgtatatatatatatatatatatatatatatatatatatatatatataaacattcaaAAAACATTCAAACTTGGCCCCTCCCTCATGGGTGGGCTTAACACAGCCAGAAACCACACCCCCTGCTTCTGACATCATATCAGCTGACAGAACACACAGTTCAGCATCACATGAGACAGTGACCCAAGAGTGAAAGAATGAGCGCTGAGGTGTTTTACAAATATTTGAGATCAAATGTAGCCATCATTAGTTTAGCTCGCTAATAAACAGCAATTATGTGTCATCAGAAAAATTTAATTACAGTGAGGTCAGTGAGGCAATAGCGTCTTAAGCTTCAGACAGATGACATACACACTGGCCAAAGAGTACCTCCCACAAATATCTCAAGCAAAAGAAGAATGAATCAAGAAAATACAGCCAGTGTCTCTGAAGACACAAACACCACCACACTCTGCATAATAAGTTATGATTGAGAGGTATTTTTTTCTATACTTTAAAATCTCTGTTTTTCTTCCCCTGTGCAGATGGATCTAAAAGGAAACTATGACGACTGTTTACAAGAGGTTCGAACCCTTGAGCTCCAGCAGGAAGCTCTTCTGTTCCAGGTGGACTGTCTTCAGGATGCCCTCGAGAGCACGGAGGAGATTCTCGCTGAAACCCAGAGAGAGAATCATACTGTCACCATGGTAGTGTGAAATGTGTAGTAAATGCATATTCATTTTATGGATTTTACATCTGTTGGAATACAGTTCTTTGTTTCTGTTTGACTCACTGTCATTTTGACTGCAGGAACTGGAGCGAGAAAGAGAGATGAGGAGGAAGTTGGAGGGCATGGTTGCCTCATTAAAGCAGGAGGTGGAGAGGTTAAAGGAGGTGAGGAAAGACTAAGCTTACATAATCACATTTAGAAATGAACAGAAACTGCAGCGTAAAGCCAAAGTCGAGACAGGCTTGCAGTTTCTCTGTGCTTACGTAACCGTATTTGGAGAACACAGAGTGTGTTTACTTCCTtgctgtttagtttatttttatcatttatcataAGAGCATGTTAAAAATGTGCCTGGAAATTTTCTGGTGTATACTGTGTGTAGGATTTGAGCTTCAGGAGGATGTGTTTTTACTAGAGGTCAACCGATATTGGATTTTACtcataccgatagctaggttaaACTGGCCGATTAATCGACCAATAGTTTTTAAAATGGATACTGAATGGAAAataaatagtgctctactatttaaataaaaagtagcctactgaaccatattttgtaaataaataaaaaaattatattaattatatattatacttttttaaaaagaaattaacacATGCTAACAAGGAACAATGCTTTTATCAATCTTAATGTTACAAATGGActcatattgtaaagtgttaccattacatCAACAGTCAAGCTAAAGATGGCCATCTTTAAATGTTTACACAAAGGCCACAGTATTGAAATGACATACATATGGATATTGTGTACTTTCAAAATTTAACTGTTTCTTTTCTAGAACACTTGTGATTATCTAATCAAAATATGTTAGTCACACACCGGGTAACTCACAGCTATCTGGTATCACACACACCAGACGCGTCACATTCAATTCAAGCGGCGGTCTACAAGAGTTTATTTGATCACCAAATGGGCAAAAGTATACTGCTGTCCTTTCTCCATTAAGGCAGCATTTAGTCAACAAATAATCACTTAGTAATGATATAAAACATGCACTCTAGTATACTGTGTACACTCCGTTTCAGTGTTGATGTTTTAAATCTCCACAGTGTGCCCTGTGCAGCACGCAGTGTCACATGTCTGAACAAACTGCAAATGCTGTCAGTGATTTCTGTCACTAGAGGCCGCTCTTGTGCTGTATAACAAAGACTGTAGGGACTTTGCTGTATAATAATGACCTTTTCAGCTGCTCTAGCAATGGACCCAACCCGGGAAAACCATCGGCATGGATACTTGCCGATAACTGATAGTTCCGCCAATTGACTATCTTTGCCGATTAATCTGCAAAACCAATACATCGGTCGAACTCTAGTTTTTACAAGTGCTCAGTTTCAAGTAAGAGATAAAGAACACAATTTAAATCTCAACTTGGGTGATCAATGTGGTTATGGTCTTGTATCAACCTAAAAGGTTTGTTTGTttccaaataaacaaataaatgaacatgAGATATAGATTTTAGTTGAAATTAATCTATTATGTACGACAAATTATGTGTGATATCATTGACATGAAACTAGCACAGCTTTGTAGCAAATCACTCTTAAAATAATTTAGTGTATTAATACACGGATATTTGACAGTAGATTACTGTTCCAATCAGGGACTCTTTTACTGGTGATGTTGAGAAATGACTCTAGGTGGCGATGTGGTACCCTACAGCGCTTATTAGTTAACAAGTGAAGTTAAAGAGAACCCTGTGGATTTAAAAcgtgtatggcttaatataactcAAACTCAAATGATGTCTCCAcatctttttatatatattttggactatggggacgccattattttgattacgtaGAACGCTTgtactctgtgagctactggcacatCTTATTGCAACACGACTCGGAATACAcaacttgaaaaataaaatacagatacgATGCCatattgtgcagcttttggttgtagttttcagtcaaagggcaacaagaaaaGTGGTATAAGTCTTTACTGTTTTCcaagtgataagaagaggagaaaataatgggaagatgcctgcggatgaataaaacttcctaaagaccagtgTCTGTGTTCTCTCCACTTAAGTCCTgttgcctttgaggcttttagtagagctcagctactgaaagagcttacaaacatgtcgacgcttgtcatgacgccacacacacactgaaggagtttcttagCACGGATTTTGCTCGATATCCAGATGCATTTAGACTCTTTGTGGAGAAAATCGATAGTATTTGGTTTAATTGGTATTtggcttatatccatcgccacctgtaagttctttcagtagctgtggtaaTCATACctctattttattttccaagttgtgtattccgagttgtgttgcggtaaaaatgcGTAGCTCAGTGCCAGTAGCTGACAGACTGTAACCGTTCTACGTAATTAAAAGAACGCtgcccccccatagtccaaaataagaggatttttttaaataacataaatctttcatgggttttcactatatattttagtaaaagacatcatttatgttatattaaggtATACAAGTCTTATCCAGGCTTTCCTTTAAGGGAGTGAACACCTACTGTATCTCTGGTCTTAACCATAGTGTTTTTGTAGAATTCCACACATAAACAGTATGGCTGTCAAAATggataaaaaactaaatttgaatttcttatttaaataataatattctaATTATATTCAAATCGGAAAAACATACTGTATTGTCTCCTATGCTCACAAAAGGGCGCCTTGAGCAAATATAAACCAAATAAATCACTACACTTTAATTGAAAGCAATGATGTGACATGACTTttgtaattctgattttaaattgacagccctaataagaGACTGTTCTGAATCCTGTGAAGCTAGCATACAAATGGCATGTTTGACAAATCACTATTGGTTTATAGAGATCAAGATTATGTTTCAGAATTTCAGTGTATTTTTTCTCCTCTGCAGGAAAAGAACAGTGAGCAGCTTCAGTCACATCACACAGGGCCCGTCTGGCTCCAGGGCGCTCCCGAGGGAACCTCAGTGGACCGAGATGAAAGGCCGCTCGCAGACCGTGAAGGCACTTCAGTGGATCCGAACGCAAGCCCATTATTAAAACTGAAGAAAGTGGCCGACCACACATTAAGTCAGTCAGTGTTTCTCAGTCAGAAGCTTGAAGCTCAGGGTGGAGATGATAATGATGAAAGCAGCGGCTATGAAGATGCTCCGTCCGAGTTCTCGCCCAGTCCTTCCACTCCTGACATGCAGCTGGACAGTGATCTGCTGGAAAATGAAGCAGACGAAGAAGGTGACGGGACGAATGAGGATGGAATGCCTAAAAATTCAGATTCATGTGCTCTCTCTTAAATCATTCATAAAGTGCTGCGAAACCTAGATTTAATCATTCGTCTGCTAGAAGTATGACACTTTATCCGTTACCGTCACTCAAACAGCCTTTGCACAAGCTAAGAACTTTAAAATGAAGACTACTTTGTTTTATAGTTATCAGTTAAcaaaattatgtaggaaaagaaGGAATAATCTGCACTTTGTTTCTGCTGGCAAATTTAATGTAGTTTTTTATATAGCTATTTTTATGTTGGACTTTGTTACATTCCTGTTCACCTTGCTATTAAACATGAGCTGTCCAGCAATTCAAAGACACAAGGTAAtactttttatatttgtattttggccatattgataaaaatgaaattaaatttttgatatTGTATCAATCAAGGTACAACAATCACTTTAAGGATAAAATACAATGGAGACGTTATTCGAAAGCTTGTAGAtgttacatttccaaacattccttTTGCAAATCTTGTAATAATCCAATGGAATTTTTATATGAACAAGGAATCTTAAAACAGACTGTCTAAAATGGCTACCTTAAAACTGTGTGCATGTGCACCTAGGAAAAAGCTGTTTAAAGCAAACCGTGGTTACAACACATACTCTATTTTTACTTGATTTAATGCAACTGTATGTAGTTTTGTGTAGTTTTACGACTTTTGTGGCCTCTAAGTAAGTGGCATTTGCTGTCCTAAATATACAACTGTTGTTATCATAGAATTTGTTGCTGCCGTAAAGCAGTAATTTTcacggttgtggctagaagggatacaccTTCAGCCAGAAGTGACACAAAATCTCGGGAATAATATAACAATTAATTAAATTTGCTACCTATCACAATCTGTTGTATTAActtctacacctaccccaaccctaaaacTACCCCTTACAATAATGGACAAACAGTAATTTTTGTTGTTCAGCGTGACAAAAATGTTGCAATATTGTgaccccagatagcacacatatgtctgcaagatgtctgttaaaaatttcttgatctggaaagcatctgctgtgtacaaacgtctggcagacgtctgtaagatgtcagttttacatacattctaaaccataaacatcttaaaggcatctaatagacgtctatttgacatctgatagcaAATGTCCAagagacgtattgcagatgagcaaactacgtcttgcagatgtaaatgcagacgtcaaatagacgtctaagAGATAACCTCAGTGGACCGAGATGAAAGGCCGCTCGCAGACCGTGAAGGCACTTCAGTGGATCCGAACGCAAGCCCATTATTAAAACTGAAGAAAGTGGCCGACCACACATTAAGTCAGTCAGTGTTTCTCAGTCAGAAGCTTGAAGCTCAGGGTGGAGATGATAATGATGAAAGCAGCGGCTATGAAGATGCTCCGTCCGAGTTCTCGCCCAGTCCTTCCACTCCTGACATGCAGCTGGACAGTGATCTGCTGGAAAATGAAGCAGACGAAGAAGGTGACGGGACGAATGAGGATGGAATGCCTAAAAATTCAGATTCATGTGCTCTCTCTTAAATCATTCATAAAGTGCTGCGAAACCTAGATTTAATCATTCGTCTGCTAGAAGTATGACACTTTATCCGTTACCGTCACTCAAACAGCCTTTGCACAAGCTAAGAACTTTAAAATGAAGACTACTTTGTTTTATAGTTATCAGTTAAcaaaattatgtaggaaaagaaGGAATAATCTGCACTTTGTTTCTGCTGGCAAATTTAATGTAGTTTTTTATATAGCTATTTTTATGTTGGACTTTGTTACATTCCTGTTCACCTTGCTATTAAACATGAGCTGTCCAGCAATTCAAAGACACAAGGTAAtactttttatatttgtattttggccatattgataaaaatgaaattaaatttttgatatTGTATCAATCAAGGTACAACAATCACTTTAAGGATAAAATACAATGGAGACGTTATTCGAAAGCTTGTAGAtgttacatttccaaacattccttTTGCAAATCTTGTAATAATCCAATGGAATTTTTATATGAACAAGGAATCTTAAAACAGACTGTCTAAAATGGCTACCTTAAAACTGTGTGCATGTGCACCTAGGAAAAAGCTGTTTAAAGCAAACCGTGGTTACAACACATACTCTATTTTTACTTGATTTAATGCAACTGTATGTAGTTTTGTGTAGTTTTACGACTTTTGTGGCCTCTAAGTAAGTGGCATTTGCTGTCCTAAATATACAACTGTTGTTATCATAGAATTTGTTGCTGCCGTAAAGCAGTAATTTTcacggttgtggctagaagggatacaccTTCAGCCAGAAGTGACACAAAATCTCGGGAATAATATAACAATTAATTAAATTTGCTACCTATCACAATCTGTTGTATTAActtctacacctaccccaaccctaaaacTACCCCTTACAATAATGGACAAACAGTAATTTTTGTTGTTCAGCGTGACAAAAATGTTGCAATATTGTgaccccagatagcacacatatgtctgcaagatgtctgttaaaaatttcttgatctggaaagcatctgctgtgtacaaacgtctggcagacgtctgtaagatgtcagttttacatacattctaaaccataaacatcttaaaggcatctaatagacgtctatttgacatctgatagcaAATGTCCAagagacgtattgcagatgagcaaactacgtcttgcagatgtaaatgcagacgtcaaatagacgtctaagagatgtacgtgtgctatcagggatgtcagttttacattctaaactacaaacatcttaaagacatctaataggcgtctatttgacatcttatAGGAGACGTCCTATAGAACTATTgaagatgagcaaacactcttgcagacgtcaaatagacgtcaaCTAGACGTCCccgagatgtacatgtgctatcagggACGCATATTTAAAATTATGATTTTGCTTACAGTTTCATACACGCTCAGCAAACTTACACACTGCCAAAACAGATGTCTGTGAAAGAAATAAAAGCCATTTGCCTTTTCAGAAACAAATGTACCAACAAAATGATTTGAAACTGATATTTCAAATGGTTTGTGTGGGTCTATTCCCAGATaacacacgtacgtctgcaagatgtctgttaaagatctcttgatctggaaagtatctgctgtgtacaaaagTCTGGCAggcatctgtaagatgtcagttaacatacattctaattcataaacatcttaaagacatctaaaagacgtctatttgacatatgataggaaacatccaatagacatactgcagatgagcaaactatgcCTTGCAggtgtcttgcagatgtaaatgcagacgtcaaatagacaccTCCAAGATGTACGTGTGTTATCAGGGTTGGTTATAGGACTCTTGTTcatataaaacacaaaaaaacaaacaatttagTACTTTACAGAATTATTATGTATAAGAAAGGGATGTTTTAGTTTAAggcttttttattacatttaataatggCTATGCTTTAGATTATTAATTTTGCAAAAGTGGTGATTGATTAATCACATCAAAGCTTTTATGAGACAAAACTCTAAACCTCTTTATACagcatttttaagaaatataaCAATGATTAGTTGTGCTGATAAGATCACAATGATAAATCATAAAGCGTCCTTATTTTTTAGGTGGCtgaattttattagtatttttttcccCCTACAAGATGTTGTTTCTCAGGGAATTTCTAATACCTACTGATTCTAATAATATAATTATCGCTGAAGCAATGTTTCTGACTTATACACAATTAAACACAAGATGTCTTTACTACTAAActaaattgttttttatttgaacttATTAGATTAGGAAATGTGTACGATTGGAATCCTAGAGCTGGTAAAAGACGATAGTGGGGTTCAtttagaaaaaagaaagaaactgaTTTGTGAAATGGGCCccatatttatttatagtttttttttaattaaatatctcTCAAAATGGATGTTTTAAATGTTTCCAATGGTAACACCTGTGTGTTCAACTGAATAGTTCAGAAGCTTAATGGCAGCATATCATACCAGAGGCTATTCTAAAAATAATCATTAACATATCACTCTGGTGGACTAGGATGTACTTTTCTTATTATGCTTTTAATCTAAAATGTATAAAGCATTGCATCAAAACAAACTTCACATTATCATGTCATAGTACAATCAGTAAAATATTGTATTGCTTGCTATTTCAAATATGAAGCTGATATCACTCTGTGTACTCTTTTAATCTCAGGCCTGTTCATAAGCAATGTGTACAATAAAGCAGCAGGTTGTGTAAATGTTTAGGGTTATTGTGCATGTTCAACATTCTGCCAAGTTCAGTGTGCTGCATGTGGCAAGTTAAAGCTCAGCACCAAAACGCTCATTGCACCTTCTGCTACACAGACCCTATATTTCTTCTGGCCCaggtgtacactcttaaaaaataaaggtgctttaaaagattcttcacagcaatgccatagaagaaccatttttggttcaacaaagaaccattcagtcaaaggttctttaaagaaccatctctttcttgcctttatataatctgaagaatcttcttttgccacaaagaaccttttgcgaaACGATATTAAAgattctttaaggaaccatttagacatcTATCGCATcaaacactattaaaaataaaggtgcttcacgatgccatagaagaatggttccataaagaacctttaacatctaaagaaactttctgtttcacaaaaggttctttgtgcgaaagaaggttcttcagattataaaaaggtaagaaagaatctttgaccgaatggttctttgtggaaccaatactggttcttctatggcattgcttgaagaacccttcaaagcaccttaatttttaagagtgtagtttagAGATTTTTACTTAGCTATAGTATCTTTTTTTATTCTCATCTTGTCATTCCAACATTGCAACCAATGTTTAGATTCAGTTCTCACTCTTATTTTTTCTTAAGTTTTACTTGCTTTATTTGCCTAAATTAACCTTATTAATCTCAGAAATGATACTCAGCATGATCTGATTGGCTCTTTGATGTAATTAGCATCCAATGAGCTGCATGCTTCCTCTGGCTCCATCATTTAAATAGTCTTGCCTTGTGTTTGCTGTAAGCTGGTCTGACTGCAGTCTAGATGTTGGTCTGCTATACGGTAAAAGGCTATTGCTGTTATTATTTTCCTCATTTGTAAAAACTTGACAAGATGGCGGCTTTAATTTATTGCATAAGCAGGGATGGGCAGTTGAAGCCTGCAAAGCTTTGAGGCTTTATGCTGGGATGTGCCGGCTGATGATTTGAATCTTTGATACATTGCCAGTTGACGCTATTTTGTGGTGGACATTAAAATGAGTGACCACAGGAGCACTGGCAGAACAGTGCATCACCTCATTGAAACAAATGTGTGTCTAAATGTATCATTTTGGTCCTCTATTCATGTTTGCTTTTtgtgcaaaataaaatattttgaatgtttCAAACTGTTATCAGTGATTCGAAGCAAGAGTTTACCCAAACATGCAAATTTCTTGAAAGAtggagatgagtttgtttcttcattagattcgtagaaatgtagcattccattacttgctcatcaatggatcttctgtagtgaatgggtgccgtcagaatgagagtccaaacagctgataaaaacattataataatcCATCCATCAATAACATCTTGTGAATCTGAAAGCTGTGTTTttcagaaacaaatacatcattaagAGATtcttaactaaaatacaagtccataatccataataacgctttaTCCAGTAAAAATGTCCTATTGtattctcacatcaaaatccacccacatatttgtttagaactgttttggcttTTAAACAGTGCTTAATATGAGCATATTTCTTTCCTGATTTAGACCACTTTTTCAGTGAAGAAAACAACACAAATACATTGTTTTGGTAATATACAGTCTTTCATTTGTGTCACATAGTCAAGAAAATGTTCAAAGAGAGATGCTTTTGTGTTGCAAAGTTTAGCACATTGAATAAAGCAATGCCTCCACATATTTTACCATGTAACTACTTTTATGCAAATACCATCATGGTATTAAAACCTCACAGGATTTCATTGACAAGTTATTTCAGCAGTGCTAGAGCAAGAACTTGTCCTAAGAACTTGTCCACCAAAGCCATTTTGTAATAATCTGACTTAAGACAGGAAAAGTACCAAAAGAGTGATTAATTCTATGAAGTTGTATTGATTTGAGGTAGTGCTGGCTCTAAACACATCAGATGGACCTGCGACGTGACTGCTTATGATCGCTTttcttgtcttttgaatatcagTCATTGTTTACTTTACTCATTTGCCTTGTCTGTGTTAAAGTCTTATCCTGATTGGTT
Protein-coding sequences here:
- the LOC141294103 gene encoding uncharacterized protein, with the translated sequence MHSDNLEKVGSLRKRTLSRGMSEDESLRHIIKDAEESSRHLSRSDSRYGSLKRGQREESHPEDEILSENTEMMDLKGNYDDCLQEVRTLELQQEALLFQVDCLQDALESTEEILAETQRENHTVTMELEREREMRRKLEGMVASLKQEVERLKEEKNSEQLQSHHTGPVWLQGAPEGTSVDRDERPLADREGTSVDPNASPLLKLKKVADHTLSQSVFLSQKLEAQGGDDNDESSGYEDAPSEFSPSPSTPDMQLDSDLLENEADEEGDGTNEDGMPKNSDSCALS